From a region of the Epinephelus fuscoguttatus linkage group LG21, E.fuscoguttatus.final_Chr_v1 genome:
- the slc7a14b gene encoding probable cationic amino acid transporter: MAAWLGRVSVGDALYNMYSRLLRTKPVGSMAHSSNDLTELGEGAAVGLAKVLTTMDLVSLGVGSCVGTGMYVVAGLVAKAMAGPGVILSFIIAAVASILSGVCYAEFGVRVPKTTGSAYTYSYVTVGEFVAFFIGWNLILEYLIGTAAGASALSSMFDSLANHSISNYMITHLGTLRGLGKGEDTYPDLLALFIALLVTVIIALGVRNSVGFNNVLNVVNLVVWVFMIIAGLFFLSPSNWENGMFLPYGWSGVMQGAATCFYAFIGFDIIATTGEEAKNPNTSIPYAITASLVTCLTAYVSVSVILTLMVPYNLIDGSAPLMEMFAVHGFLWGKYIVAVGSIAGLTVSLLGSLFPMPRVIYAMSRDGLLFRFLSHVSALTHTPTVACLVSGSFAAVLALLVSLRDLIEMMSIGTLLAYTLVSVCVLLLRYQPDEQTDTHQYDSGEDVVGLKLQDDGAVPTKDDQMLIGDSDGDRSASYHAGGTEGEGDDSDFHTGHASLLKRLLGGHYYTLRLRLGMPEASAQPTPATGRIVTRCTLLFFLTSFLLWSTIIFGVEQGTGARAVFSGLMATLMTGSLVKLLIMIIQQPESGRKLPYMAPCVPFVPAAAILVNSYLMLKLSPLTWARFTIWCLIGLLIYGCYGVWHSTLELNAREQQAHASSYQRYDDHLDDDTFSPDDNFYPQEQDDRPYQGWSAPEERGYHNQLQQENQYEDGEQYQSQYEDNGDQYGYQSGPGGQSASRGRGRTNHGFDAGEEEDF; the protein is encoded by the exons ATGGCGGCGTGGCTGGGCAGGGTGTCTGTGGGTGATGCTTTGTACAACATGTACTCTCGCCTGCTGCGAACCAAACCTGTGGGCTCCATGGCTCACAGCTCCAACGACCTCACAGAGCTCGGGGAGGGGGCGGCAGTCGGGCTCGCCAAGGTTCTGACCACCATGGACCTGGTGTCACTCGGGGTTGGCAGCTGCGTTGGCACAGGGATGTACGTAGTCGCTGGGCTGGTTGCCAAGGCCATGGCTGGGCCAGGGGTCATCCTATCTTTTATCATTGCAGCAGTGGCATCCATACTGTCAG GTGTGTGCTATGCAGAGTTTGGTGTCCGAGTCCCAAAGACAACCGGCTCGGCCTACACCTACAGCTATGTGACAGTTGGGGAGTTTGTGGCGTTTTTTATTGGCTGGAATCTGATTCTGGAGTATCTGATTGGCACGGCAGCGGGGGCGTCGGCTCTCAGCAGCATGTTCGACTctctagccaatcacagcatcaGCAATTACATGATAACACACCTGGGCACGCTGAGAGGACTCG GTAAAGGTGAGGACACATATCCTGACCTGCTGGCCCTCTTCATCGCCCTGCTGGTCACAGTGATCATTGCTCTCGGTGTGCGTAACTCTGTGGGCTTCAACAACGTCCTCAACGTGGTCAACCTCGTGGTCTGGGTCTTCATGATCATCGCTGgactcttcttcctctcccccAGCAACTGGGAGAACGGCATGTTCCTGCCCTATGGCTGGTCAGGG GTGATGCAAGGTGCAGCAACTTGCTTCTACGCCTTCATCGGCTTCGACATCATTGCGACGACAGGAGAGGAGGCAAAAAACCCAAATACCTCCATCCCGTATGCCATCACCGCCTCACTGGTCACCTGCCTCACTGCATATGTGTCG GTGAGTGTGATCCTGACCCTCATGGTTCCCTACAACCTGATCGATGGCTCAGCTCCACTCATGGAGATGTTTGCGGTGCACGGTTTCCTGTGGGGGAAATACATTGTGGCTGTTGGCTCCATAGCCGGACTCACCGTCTCTCTGTTGGGCTCTTTGTTCCCCATGCCTAGAGTCATCTACGCCATGTCCCGTGACGGCCTGCTGTTCAG GTTCTTGTCTCACGTgtctgcactcacacacactcccacggTGGCATGCTTGGTGTCAGGGAGCTTCGCGGCCGTCCTTGCTCTGCTGGTTAGCCTGCGGGACCTAATCGAGATGATGTCCATTGGCACCCTGCTGGCGTACACTCTGGTCAGCGTGTGTGTGCTCTTACTGCGCTACCAGCCTGACGAACAGACTGACACACACCAGTATGACTCCGGAGAGGATGTAGTTGGCCTGAAGCTTCAGGATGATGGAGCTGTCCCCACCAAAGACGACCAGATGCTGATTGGAGACTCAGATGGTGACAGATCGGCGTCCTACCACGCAGGCGGGACTGAAGGAGAGGGGGATGACTCTGACTTCCACACAGGCCATGCCTCTCTACTGAAAAGGCTTTTGGGAGGTCATTACTACACCCTGCGACTGCGGCTCGGAATGCCCGAAGCGTCGGCCCAGCCCACCCCTGCCACCGGCCGCATAGTGACCAGATGcaccctcctctttttcctcacATCCTTCCTCCTCTGGTCCACCATTATATTTGGGGTTGAGCAGGGAACTGGTGCCAGGGCAGTGTTTTCAGGCCTCATGGCCACACTGATGACCGGGTCCTTGGTGAAGCTTTTAATTATGATTATACAGCAGCCAGAGAGTGGGAGGAAGCTGCCCTACATGGCGCCCTGTGTGCCATTTGTCCCTGCAGCTGCCATATTGGTCAACAGCTACCTCATGCTTAAACTGTCTCCACTCACCTGGGCCAGGTTCACCATTTGGTGCCTCATAG GTTTGTTGATCTATGGTTGTTATGGAGTGTGGCACAGTACACTGGAGCTCAATGCCCGAGAGCAGCAGGCACACGCCAGCTCCTACCAGCGCTACGATGACCATCTTGACGACGACACCTTCTCCCCTGATGACAACTTTTACCCCCAGGAACAGGACGACAGACCTTACCAGGGCTGGTCTGCTCCAGAAGAGAGGGGATACCACaaccagctgcagcaggagaatCAGTATGAAGATGGTGAGCAGTATCAGAGCCAGTATGAGGATAATGGTGACCAGTATGGATACCAGTCTGGACCAGGGGGCCAGTCTGCaagcagaggcagaggaaggACCAATCATGGCTTTGATGCAGGTGAAGAGGAGGACTTCTGA
- the cldn11b gene encoding claudin-11b encodes MAHMCRQITGSAASCAGWVGIIVATATNDWVRTCDYTVATCVRMDELGSRGLWAECVISPALYHCVALNQILTLPAYVQTSRALMICACLLGLPAMLLVLMSMPCVRLQNDNSAVKQRRARVGGILFIIMAVFGIISTVWFPIGVHQDEGLMSFGFSLYAGWVGTALCFLGGSIILCCYGTDPGTPSRDNSFYYSRQGGTAMPLDPPANHAKSARV; translated from the exons ATGGCGCACATGTGCAGGCAGATCACCGGCAGCGCAGCGAGCTGTGCGGGCTGGGTCGGAATCATCGTCGCCACGGCCACCAACGACTGGGTCCGGACTTGCGACTACACGGTGGCCACCTGCGTCCGTATGGACGAGCTGGGCTCCCGGGGACTCTGGGCAGAGTGCGTCATCTCTCCGGCGCTTTATCACTGCGTGGCCCTCAACCAGATCCTCACCCTGCCAG CCTACGTCCAAACGTCTCGTGCCCTGATGATCTGCGCATGTCTCCTCGGTCTCCCCGCGATGCTGCTGGTGCTCATGTCGATGCCCTGCGTGCGGCTGCAGAACGACAACTCTGCCGTCAAGCAGCGACGCGCCCGGGTGGGAGgcatcctcttcatcatcatgg ctgtgtttggcaTCATATCGACTGTCTGGTTTCCCATCGGTGTTCACCAAGATGAGGGTCTGATGTCATTTGGCTTCTCTCTATACGCCGGCTGGGTTGGTACTGCTCTCTGTTTCCTGGGCGGGTCAATTATCTTGTGTTGCTATGGCACCGACCCTGGGACCCCGAGCAGGGACAACAGCTTCTACTACTCCAGGCAGGGGGGTACTGCGATGCCGCTGGATCCCCCCGCCAACCACGCCAAGAGTGCACGAGTGTGA